In Clostridiales bacterium, the genomic stretch GCAATCGCGCGACAATGGTAATGCTAGCCGCATACTCGCTGTTCACTTTGCAAATCTATTATCCCGGTTCGCACGCGATAGGCTTTACTTGCGTATTCGGCGTGCTTATCGTGTCTTACGCGCTCGTTCGCGACAAACGGCTGTTGTACGTGCTTGCGCTTTCGGGGCTATGTTATGTTGTTAACGGCATTACAGTTATGGCGTGCGCCGGATATCTCAATAATCTTGCCGACTTTAATTTCGGTACGCAGGAGCTGCTTCTTACGGGCGGCATGAGCGCCGTTACAATAACTTGCTCTGTTCTTACTTTTATATCGCATTTGTATTTCACCGTTGTCGCCGTGAGCGTAGGCATGACGGGACAAAAGAAAACGCTCGGATTTGCCGACGGCGTGGGCGCAAGCTTAAAAGAGTTTTTCAAGATAAAGAAGGTGTAAATGTTAGCGAGGATAAACAGTTATGCGCTCGACGGGCTTAACGGCTACCGCGTTGCGGTTGAGGTGGACGTCCGTCCCGGTCAGCCGCGGTTCGATGTAGTAGGACTGCCCGATACTGCGGTCAAGGAGTCCAAAGAGCGTGTGCGTTCGGCTATAAAGAACAGCGGATATTTCGATACTCCGCGCGTAGTTACCGTCAATCTCGCACCGGCACATACCAAAAAGGAAGGTCCGATTTTCGACCTTGCGATTGCGCTCGGACTGTTATGCTCGACGGAGCAGGCGGGAGTCGATGAGAGAAAAATGCCGTTGCAAGCCGTAAACGAATATGTTTTTTTGGGCGAGCTGTCGTTGTCGGGCGAGGTTCGGCGCATTAACGGCGTTATGCCCATGCTCATTTCGGCGCGCGAACATGGCGTTAAAAAGATAGTCATACCTCACGCAAACGCCAACGAGGCTAAGTACATACGCGGAATAGAAGTCTATGCTGTAAATAATCTTAAAGAGGCGATTTCGCTCATCAACGGAACTTCCATGGCGCCTATTCCGAACAGCGATATCGTTGCGGGAGACGCATGCGAGGCGCGTGAGGATTTTAAGTTTGTAAAAGGTCAGTACGCGGCAAAACGCGCTATGGAAATTGCCGCGGCGGGCGGGCATAACATTACCATGATAGGTTCGCCCGGCGGCGGTAAAACCATGCTTGCCAAATGTCTTCCCGGGATATTGCCCGCAATGACCGAGCAGGAAATTCTCGAAACGACCAAAATTCATTCGATAGCGGGTATTCTCGACGCGGACAGCGGGATAGTCACTACCAGACCGTTCCGCACTCCGCACCATACCGCAAGCCGTATCGCATTGACGGGCGGCGGTCCGTCGGCGCGTCCCGGCGAAATCAGTTACGCCCATAACGGAGTTTTGTTCTTGGACGAGCTTCCCGAGTACCCGCGAACCGTGCTTGAAATTTTGCGCCAGCCGCTCGAAGACGGAGTTGTCACCGTATCGCGTGCTTCGCGCACGGTAGAGTACCCCGCAAGCTTTATGCTCGTCGCGAGCATGAACCCTTGTCCGTGCGGTTACAGCGGCTCGCATACGCATCAGTGCCAATGCAGTCCCGCGCAAATTCAAAAATATATGTCGCGCATATCGGGTCCGCTTCTCGACAGAATAGATCTTCATATCCAAGTCGACGAGGTGGGTTACGACGAGCTTACAAGCGACGGTCAGGCGGAAAGCTCGGCGGACGTTCGCAAGCGCGTCAACGCCGCTCGCGCAATTCAGATAACACGGTATGCCGGTACGGATGTTCATTGTAATGCAAAAATGACAAGCGAAATGATAAAGGCGCATTGTGCACTTGACACGGCAGGCGAGCGAATTTTGCAAAACGCATTCGATAAGCTCGGGCTTACTGCGCGCGCATACACGCGTATTCTTAAAGTCGCGCGCACGATAGCAGATCTTGACGGTGCGCAAAATATTTCGGCGAAACACGTAGCGGAAGCGGTAATGTACCGCTCGCTCGATAAGGCGGTGCGCTGATGATTTTATCAGATTTGTATTTGTGGCTTGCATATTCGCACTTGCCCACGCAAAAGATAAACCGTATTCTCGATAAAATTCCGCTTGCAAGGCTGTGGGAAAGCTTTGACGACGAGGGGAAGTACAAGCTTGACGAAAAGACCTTCAACGCACTCAAGCGCACGCGTTCGCTCGATTATATAGAGCAAGCCAAGCAGTATCTAGAAATTAATAATATAAAATACGTTACTCGCGCCGACCCTATTTATCCCGAAGCGCTCGACCAAAAAGAAGTCGATCCTCCGCCCGTTATATTTTATAAGGGCGATATCAATGTTTTAAGAAAGCCGTGCCTTGCTGTCGTCGGCACACGCCGTGCTTCGCAGTACGGGAGATATGCCGTGGAAAAGATAGTCGATGAGCTTGCGAGCTCGTTTACAATCGTAAGCGGACTTGCGACAGGCATAGACGGTTA encodes the following:
- a CDS encoding YifB family Mg chelatase-like AAA ATPase, giving the protein MLARINSYALDGLNGYRVAVEVDVRPGQPRFDVVGLPDTAVKESKERVRSAIKNSGYFDTPRVVTVNLAPAHTKKEGPIFDLAIALGLLCSTEQAGVDERKMPLQAVNEYVFLGELSLSGEVRRINGVMPMLISAREHGVKKIVIPHANANEAKYIRGIEVYAVNNLKEAISLINGTSMAPIPNSDIVAGDACEAREDFKFVKGQYAAKRAMEIAAAGGHNITMIGSPGGGKTMLAKCLPGILPAMTEQEILETTKIHSIAGILDADSGIVTTRPFRTPHHTASRIALTGGGPSARPGEISYAHNGVLFLDELPEYPRTVLEILRQPLEDGVVTVSRASRTVEYPASFMLVASMNPCPCGYSGSHTHQCQCSPAQIQKYMSRISGPLLDRIDLHIQVDEVGYDELTSDGQAESSADVRKRVNAARAIQITRYAGTDVHCNAKMTSEMIKAHCALDTAGERILQNAFDKLGLTARAYTRILKVARTIADLDGAQNISAKHVAEAVMYRSLDKAVR